DNA sequence from the Candidatus Aegiribacteria sp. genome:
CCTGCCTGAGAATATCGGTTAGCTGTCCTGATGTCCTGATAAGCCCTTCAGCGATTTCTTTCAGTGGATGATCACCTTCATCAAGTAATTGCTCGGCGCGACTGTAATTATCAAGAACCGCCAGCAACTCCTCAATCAGTTCTTTCTTCCCCTGAGCGCAGAGCCGTTTGAATTCCCTGATCTGACGCTTTCTGTAATTATCGAATTCAGCCTGAAGTCTCAGAATTCTTTCACGGAGCTGTTCTTTCTCCAACTCAGATTTCTCTTCCAATTCAGATAATTCGCCCTCTATCTCCTCTGCTTCCGTTTCAATATTCTCATCGCTCTCAGCTATCTCCGGTGCAGGTATTATTTCCTCGTCATTATCCGGAGCAGCATCTGCAGGAACCCTTCGACTGGTGGAGGTACGTGTTCCCCTGTGTTTTGCTGTTCTTCTGGGGTCAGCCATCAGTCATCAACTACTTCGTAATCCGCATCAATCGTTTTGTCATCATCAGGTTCTGAATCCGACCCTCCGGCATCGCCCGCCGGTTCCGAAGATTCTCCTGACTGCTGCTGGCTCTGGTGGAATGCAGCTCCTACCTGTTTCCAGGTTTCCTGAAGGCTGTCAAACTTCTGTTTGATAATGTCATCGTCTTCACCATCAAGGGCCTTCTTCATTTCGGAAACAGCATCTTCAAGTCTCGATCTGTCAGCCGGGTCAAATTTGTCACCAATATCCTTCAGCTGCTTTTCTATCTCAAAGACCAGAGCATCCGCGTGGTTTCTGCGCTCGATTATTTCCCTCTTCTTCGCGTCTTCCTCGGCGTTTACTTCAGCGTCATGAACCATTCCCTTGATCTCATCCTCGGAGAGACCGCTGGAAGCCTCAATTCTGATCTTCTGTTCCTTGCCTGTAGCTTTGTCCTTTGCAATAACATGCAGTATCCCGTTCGCGTCGATATCGAATGTCACTTCAATCTGCGGCAGCCCTCTGGGTGCGGGAGGAATTCCATCAAGAACAAATCTTCCGACAGCTCTGTTGTCCGCCGCCATTTTTCTCTCACCCTGAAGCACGATAATTTCAACCTGGGGCTGATTGTCAGCTGCTGTGCTGAAAACCTGGCTCTTCTTGGTCGGGATTGTTGTGTTGCGCTCTATGATAGGTGTAGCAACTCCTCCGAGTGTCTCAATTCCAAGAGTAAGCGGAGTAACGTCAAGAAGAAGCACATCCTTAACATCACCGGACAGTACACCCGCCTGTATGGCAGCACCGACAGCAACTACTTCATCTGGATTTACA
Encoded proteins:
- a CDS encoding nucleotide exchange factor GrpE is translated as MADPRRTAKHRGTRTSTSRRVPADAAPDNDEEIIPAPEIAESDENIETEAEEIEGELSELEEKSELEKEQLRERILRLQAEFDNYRKRQIREFKRLCAQGKKELIEELLAVLDNYSRAEQLLDEGDHPLKEIAEGLIRTSGQLTDILRQEGLHSLDVKVNDTFDPNYHEAMLAEEVADLDRDIILEVFQKGYMLGDELLRPARVKVGKPIEHSSVSDNG